The segment CTCCGTCATCACGTCGATGATCCGGTTCGCGAAGTTCTCCTTTTCATCCGCCCAATCTGCGTCCTTCAGCGAGTAAGGAGCGTACTGGCAGAAGATACTCATGACGTGCTTGCCGTCGGGCGTCAAGCTGTCGTCGACCGCAGACTGGATCGTGCATTCGAGCATCGGGTTCTGCGAATACCAGCCGTACTTGCAGTCGTCGAACGCGCGCTCAAGGTACTCCACTGTCGGTGAGATATGGATCGTGCCTTTGTGCTGCGGCCCGACGGTTTTTCCAGGCGCGGCTATGAAATCCGGAAGCTCGGAAAGGGCCAAGTTCATCTTGGCCGTGCCCGACTTGTAGTCGATGTTCTTGACTGCCGCCAGAAAATCCTCAGGCAGTTGGTCCGCTGACATCAGCCTTACGAACGTCATGTGCAGATCGACGGTAGAAACCACGCAACGCGCCCGGTAGTCCTCTCCGCTGTCCAAGACGACGCCGACTGCCGCTCCGTTTTCGGTGATGATCCGAGCAACAGGCGATCCGGTCTTGATCTCGACACCAAGCGAACGGCACGCTGCGGCGATCGAATCGCTCAGCCCGCCCATGCCTCCGCGCACGTAAGCCCAGACGCCTCGAACCCCGTCCGTCTCTCCCATAACGTGGTGCAGCAGCACATACGCAGTGCCGGGGGAGTACGGCCCGGCCATCGCGCCGATCACGCCGTCGGTGACCAGCGTAGACTTCAGCGCTTCTGACTCGAACCACCTGTCAAGGAAGTCGGCCGCTGAGAGCGTGAAAACGTCTGCGGTGTCTTGCAGAAATCCCGGGCCGAGCTTCTTCGCTTTCATTCCCATTTTGGCTAGGCTGAGAACATCGCCGGGCTTGCCGGACATTGCGGACGGTGGAGGCTGATCCCAGGTCGGCTCGACGAAGCTGACGATCCGGTCGAGCATCGCTTCGTACTTTGGATACGCCTCGGCGTCCTTGGTAGAGAACTTGGCGATCTCCTTTTGGTTCTCCTGCATGTCCGCGCCGAGCATCAGATGGCTGCCATCCGGGAACGGTGAAAAGCTGGCTGGCTGGCGCGGTATGAACTCCAGGCCGAAGGACTTCAGTTCGAGGTCCCTGATGATCTTCGGTCGGAACAGGGAGTTTACGTACGACGCGCGCGAGCACTTGTAGCCGGGGAAAATCTCCTCGGTGACCGCAGCCCCGCCGACGATGTCACGACGTTCCAAGACGATGACCTTCTTGCCGGCTTTGGCCAGGTATGCCGCACACACGAGGCCGTTGTGGCCAGCGCCAATGATAATCGCATCGTAAGTCACGTAGTGGTCACCAGTCTCAGATTGTGACACCGCAACGTCGTAGTGTGCGTCGACGAGCGGAGTGGGCCGTTCTTTCGCGCAGAAGAGCGCCAGAGCGTATTGGGCGCAGCTTGTGAGAGTGCCAAAATCGAAGAAAAGGACAGTCCGCGCAGAGAATAGTCCCGCCGTATGACGGGCGTCATATGGGCGGCTTTCGGAGGCTCGCAGAATGAGAGTGAAGATGGAGTCTGCACATGCAAAGCCTGAAACTGTATTGCAGGGCGAGGCAGAATTGGCCGACCAACTCTGAATACGGTTTCCACCGGCTAACGAAATGTGTGCGATCCATGGCACGGCTCAATTAGCTGGAAATGAGCCACTATTCGACTCCATTTGACGACAACGCAGTTCGATAGCGACCAGCGGTCGCACAGGGCTCAAACAGCCGATGAATTGGAATGTGGCGCAGGGTGCGCCGGACAGGACACCAGTCCATGATGTGCGACTCAAGGAAGTCCCATCATGAACGTTGAAGTAGAAACCTCGAAGAGAATCACCGACGTACAGGAGGAGGCTTCTGCCTGGGATGCGCTGCTCGACAAATCCCAGGCGGGTGAGCGCCTTACCCCGCTCAAAGTCCTCCAAGGGCAGCCAGTCGGGCGGCGAACCGCGCTGAAGCGTTTCGCGAGCACAGTTTTCGGCGTGCTCGCCGCACCGCTCGTGCTGGGTGAGGCGGAAGATGACGCGCTGGCCACGGTCTCGCTAGACTCGATGCCGGCCTTGCCTGATCCAACCCTCGGCGAAGACATCTTGATCCGCATGATGCGCGAGCTTCGAACGGCCTTGAAAAAGCCAGTCGAAGAGCGCCGCTGGGTCATGGTGATCGACCTGCAAAAATGCATCGGATGCCATTCGTGCACCATCGCGTGCGTGGTCGAGAACAAACTTCCGCCCGGGGTTGTGTACCGGCCGGTCATTGAAGAGGAGATCGGCACTTACCCGAACGTTGGTCGGCGATTCCTTCCGCGTCCCTGTATGCAGTGCGACGAACCGCCCTGCGTGCCCGTCTGCCCGGTCGGAGCGACCTGGAAGGCTGTGGACGGCGTGGTCCACATCGACTACAACAAGTGCATCGGATGCCGTTACTGCATCACCGCTTGTCCGTACGGCGCTCGCACGTTTGACTTTGGCGAGCACTACACGGACGACACCCCCTTTATCGCAGAGCATGAGAAAATGCCTTCCTATGAGTACGGAAAGAACTGGACTCGGGAAGACGATAAGTCGCCAGTCGGCAACGTCCGAAAGTGCCACTTCTGCCTGCATCGCGTAAGAGAGGGCAAGCTGCCGATGTGCGTATCGAGCTGCATCGGTCGGGCGACGTACTTCGGTGACGCCAACGATGAGGAGAGCCTCGTGGCCGAGCTGATCAGCAAGCCCAACGTCATGCGCTTGAAGGAGGAGTTAGGCACGAAGCCTCGCGTCTACTATCTCACATAGGAGTCAGAGAATGTCAACGATCACGAATACCTTATCCCTTCAAACAAAGAAGGCGGCAATTTGGCCAAAGATCATGTGGCTCGTGCTGTTCATCATCGGATCGATCGCGGTTGTCCAGCGGTTCACCCAAGGCCATTTGCTGACGAACTACGGCAGCTATGTTCCCTGGGGGCTTTGGGTCTCGGCGTACATGTGGCTTGTAGGACTGTCCGCTGGCGCTTTCCTGTTCTCTAGCCTGCATTACGTCTTCGGTGTCGAGAGACTTGAAAGAGTCAGCAAGTTTGCACTTCTCACGGCGTTGGTGACTCTGATCTGTGCGCTTGTCGCAATCCTGTTCGACCTCGGACAGATGTGGCGGTTTTATCGGATATTCACAAGTCCGAACTTCAGTTCGATGATGACCTGGATGGTATGGCTGTACACGGCTTATGCGATCCTGTTGGTATCAGAACTGTACTTGGTCTTGAAGAAGCCGAATGAGAAACGGAAGATCCGGATAATCGCCTCTGTAGGTTTGCCGTTGGCCGTCGCATTCAGCGGCGGTGCCGGCGCGCTGTTCTCAACTGTTGCAGCGCGCCCGACTTGGCACAGCCCGATGATGCCGATCCTCTTCTTGACCGGCGCGCTGGTCTCGGGCGGCGGACTCCTGCTGCTCATCGTCGGCCTTTACGGAAAGATCGAGGCTGAGACCCGCCGCAAGATCGCCATGTACATTGCGAAGCTCGTGGCCGGCTTCCTCATCTTCGATCTTCTGCTCGAATGGGCGGAGTTCTCGATCCCCATGTGGTACGGCGTAGGGCACGAGTTCGAAGCGCTGCGAATGGTGCTGTTCGGACAGTTCTGGTGGGTGTTCTGGGTGGTTCATCTTCTCATCGGAAGCCTGATTCCGCTCTACATCTTGCTTCGCAGCAAGAGCACCAAAGCACTTGCGTTCGCCGGCTCGCTGATCGCAGTGACCTTCATGGCAGTGCGCCTCAACATCGTGATTCCGGCGTTCATGACTCCGGAGCTGGAGGGGCTCCAGAACTCGTTCACGGGCGACCGCCTTCAGTTCGCATACGTCCCAAGCCTGCACGAGTGGCAGGTACTCCTGTTCATCGTCTGTGCGGGGTTCGCGATGTTCTACGTCGGCAGCAGAGTGCTCGGCAACAACGCGGGCGACGGGCAGGCGAGCGACCTAATCTATGAGGAGAAATAAGAAAACCCAGGTGAGTGAAAACGTCATGTCAAAGAAGAAAGCAGAAACTCCGAAACTGTCGCGACGCGACCTCCTCACGTCGACGGTGCTATTGGGCAGCGGTGCGCTTGTCGCAGGCTGCGATAGGGCTAGAATCATGGGATGGGGAGGCGAGGTCGGCGACTACGATCTCAACAACCCCGAGAACATCATCAACACGGTCTGCCTACAGTGCAACACGGGATGCGGCATCAAGGTCAAGTTCCACGACGGCGTGGCCTCGAAGATCGACGGCAACCCGTTGGCGCCTCAGTGCCTCTACCCGCACCTGCCGGCGAACACCTCTCCGTGGGACATGGCAGGCATCGACGGCGCCATCTGTCCGAAGGGGCAGGCCGGCCTGCAGTCCGTCTACGACCCATATCGGATCCGCAAGGTCCTCAAGCGCGCCGGCAAACGCGGCGAGAACAAGTGGGAGAGCATCGAGTTCGACCAGGCAGTCACCGAGATCGTCAGGGGCGGAAAACTGTTCAGCAAAGTCCCCGGCGAGGAGAACCGCCACGTCGAGGGCCTGGACGAGATCATGGCCCTGAAGGATCCAGTCGTCGCCAAGTCGCTCGCCTCGGACATCACCGCTCTGACAAGGAAGATCAGGAATCTTCGGAAGGCGAACGGAGTCGATGCGGACGTCACGCCGCTCGTCGAGGAGTTCAAGGCCAAGCACCGGGATCACCTCGACGTCCTGATCGACCCTGACCATCCTGACCTCGGTCCCAAGAACAACCAGTTGGTGTTCAACTGGGGTCGCTTGAAGCACGGAAGGTCCGACTTCATCAAGCGGTTCGTCAACGATTCGTTCGGCTCCACGAACACGCACGGCCACACGACCGTCTGCCAGGGAAGCCTGTACTTCACAGGCCAGGCGATGATCCAGCAGTTCGGCTATGACAAAGCGTTCCAGAAGGCCGACTGGATCGGGACGAAGCACCTGTACTGGCAGGCGGACACTGGCAACTGCGAGTTCATCCTGTTCATCGGCGCGTCCCCGTTCGAGGGGAATTACGGGCCTCCGGGCCGCACGCCGCGCATCGTGAACAACATCAAGAGCGGAAAGATGAAGATCGCGGTTGCAGACCCGCGGTTCTCGAAAACTGCGGCGAAGGCGTGGAAGTGGCTGCCGATCAAGCCTGGCCACGAGTGCGCGTTCACGCACGCTATGATGAGATGGATCATCGAGAACAAACGGTACGACGCGAAGTACCTTTCGTGCGCGAACAAAGCCGCTGCGGACGAATCGGGCGAGCCCACTTGGTGCAACGCCTCCTGGCTCGTCAAGATCGGCGCAGACGGCAAGCCCGGGGCATTGCTGCGAGGCCACGAAATCGGTCTGGGAGCGCCGGAGCGGCGGACCGAGGGCGACGTGGAGTACGACTATCCATCGTTCGTCGTCCTGCAGAGCGGGACGCCGAAGGCGTTCGACACGAACGACAAGACGAACCCTGTGTACGGCGACGTCCTAGGGACGAAGACGTTCACCGGCACAGACGGCAGGACCTTCACGGTGAAGACCGCCTGCCAAGTCCTGCTCGAGTCCACACAGGAGCACACGATCGAAGAATGGGCCGACATCTGCGGCCTGAAGGCCGATGACATCGTCGACGTCGCGCGCGAGCTTACGAGCCACGGCAAGAAGGCGTGCGTCGACAGCCACCGCGGCGTCAGCCAGCACACGAACGGGTACTACAACGTCCTGTCCGCTTTCTCGATCAGCCTGCTCGTAGGCAACTACGATTGGAAGGGCGGCTTCATCAAGAAGCACTCTTGGAACGAGGACGGCACCAAGTACGGCGGGCAGCCGTTCCAGTGGAAGTCCACGCACGACGGCAAGATGAAGAAGATGGGGATCTCCATCATCCGGCACTTGGTCAGGTACGAGGACACGACGCTTTTTGAGGGGTATCCCGCGAAGCGTCCGTTCTACCCGTTGGCGACCGACATCTACCAGGAGATCATCCCGAGCATGGGCGACGGATACCCGTATCCGTGCAAGTGCCTGATCACCTACATGGGCTCGCCCGTATACGCGCTGCCGGCCGGTGACAAACTGATCCCGATCCTGACCGACACGAAGAAGATTCCGCTGTACATCGCCAACGACATAGTGGTCGGCGAGACTTCGATGTACGCCGACTACATCTTCCCCGACCTGTCCTACCTGGAGCGGTGGGAGTTTCAAGGGAGCCACCCGTCGTTCGCGAACAAGATCGCTCCGGTGCGCCAGCCGGCGGTCTCCCCGATTCCTGAGGAGGTCACCGTCTTCGGAGAGAGGCAGCCGATCTCGCTCGAGTCGATGCTGATGGCGTTCGCTGAGAAGCTGGGCAGCTCAGGCTTCGGTCCCGATGCGCTCGGTCCTGGAATGGACCTGACTAGGCAAGAGCACCTGTATCTCAAGATAGTCGCAAACATCGCGGCTGGCGAGAAGGAGGGCCAGATGCTCCCGGACGCGAGCAAGGAGGAGATGGCGCTGTTCGAGAAGGCCCGAAGGCACCTCCCGCCAAGCGTGTACGACGTAAACGTCTGGAAGGCGGCTGTCGGCGAAAAGGTGTGGCCGAAGGTCGTGTACGTCCTCAACCGGGGCGGACGATGGGAGGACTTCGAAGACGGCTACGAAGGAGAATGGGTCGCCCACAGGCACGGGAAGTTCCTGAACTTCTACGCAGAGAACACAGCGAGCGTAAAGAACTCGATGTCTGGAAAGAACTTCAGCGGCGTGGCGATTTACGAACAGCCCATGCAAGACTCGGCAGGGAACCTCATCGTCGAGGATCCCAAATACAACATGAAGCTCCTGACGTACCGCGAGATCACGGCTACGAAGTCGCGCACCTCCGGGAACTACTGGCTGTCAGCGATTCTGCCCGAGAACTCGCTGCTGATCAACGCAAAGGACGCGGGCAAACTCGGAATCTCGGACGGCGACTTGGTCAAAGTGACGTCTCCGTCCAACCCCGAGGGGTTCTGGGACCTGGCCAACGGACAAGTAGTGCCGTTGCACATCAAAGCGAAGGTCATGCAGGGAATGCGACCGGGTAACGTCTCCTTCGCGCTGGGGTTCGGCCACTGGGCGTACGGAGCGGCAGATATAGAGATCGACGGACAGACTGTGAAGGGCGACGCTCGGAGATCCCGCGGCTGCCACCTGAACGCAGCGAACCGCGTCGATCCGATCCTCAAGAACGTCTCTCTCACCGATCACATCGGCGCGAGCGTCGCGTTCTACGACTCGATGGTAAAAGTAGCGAGGGTTTAACTTCCCTTAACGAACAGAAGGTATCAAACCATGAAGATGAAACTACGGAAGATGATCGTGATCGCTGTCGGACTCGGCGCAGCATCTGCTGCACTCTCCCAGAGCGGATCTGACCCAGGCAAGATCTCTGGCACGGTGTTCGGAGACATCTACTACGTCGGAGGGCACCACGACAACTCGATAGAAGGAATGAACGGCTTCTGGTTCCGCAGGATCTACCTGACGTACGACCGAACGATCGATGAGAACCTTATGCTGCGGCTCAGATTCGAGGCGGCGAGTCCGGGAGACTTTAGCTCGAGCAGCAAGATGACGCCGTTCTTCAAAGACGCCTACCTGAAGTTCACCGAGAACGACATGACCTACTACCTCGGTCTCCACGTGACGCCGACTTGGTCGACGCTGGAGAACGCGTTCGGGTATCGGCCGATCGAGAAGACTCCGCTCGACCTGTTCAAGCTGGGGTCCTCGCGGGACCAGGGCGTATCAGTGCAAGGCAAACTGGGCAGCGCCACGAAGTACACGCTCATGATTGGCAACGGCAGCGGCACAGGCGGCGAGACGGACGCTGGCAAGACGATCTATCTCTCGCTGGATCACAAGGTGTCCGACAGCGTGTCGGTCATGGTGTACAGAGACTTCTGGGACAAGCCTGGGCACACGGACCGGGAAACGACACAGGTATTTCTTGCGTATAAGAAAGGCGGCTTTCGAGCCGGCCTGCTGTGGGCGGACCAGCGGAGGCAGGTAAGCGGCGGAGGAAACTTCACGGTAAGCCTCTGGTCCCTGTACGCAGACGTTAGAGTCTCGGACAGGTCGAAACTCTTCGTCCGCGTCGACAAGCTCAATGCGCCTGTGCCGGGCGCCGAGAATATCTCGTACCTGTCGCTTTCGCCGGACGCGATACCGACGCTCTACATAGTCGGTCTGGACATGGAGGTGAGAGAGAACGTCCGGTTCATTCCGAACATCGAGTTCGTGACGTACGACGGGTCAGGCGTCGCTGACAACGTGTTCGTCCGCATGACGTTTTCCGTCAAGTTCTAAGGACGCAGAACGCCGGAAGGGTGCTCGCCATCTTGCCTGCATTTGCGTGAAGGAGGCGGCGACCAAATGGCCAGGTTCACTTGAACCTCAAAGGGAATCTGGCGAAGAGAGAGGGAGTCCTCCACCCGATTGAAGGTGCGTCTTGGTAAAAACCGGGTAGTAACGGGGCACTAATCCTTAGTACAGGAGTAGTTCGTGTCGTGCAAAACATCGTGAAGGAACAGTCGGCATATGTATACGGTACGCACGACAACATGCACTTTTCCGATCCATCTAGGCCCGAGCCGCGCTTGGACAGGTATCCTAGCTGAGGAACGTGTTCGGGAGATGGCGGTGTTGAACCGCGACACGGAGAGGTGAAATCCAAATGAACGGGATTCTAGGTAAATCAGTCGTCAAGTCCATTGCGCTTCTTGTCGGCATGTGTGCAACGGTGTCGCCCGCGTGGGCGCACGTGACCCTGCAGGCTCCGAACGGGGGCGAAGTGCTGGGAGTGGGTTGCACAGTCGAGATCCGCTGGCGAATCGACATCCAGCACAACCAGTTGAATTGGGACCTCTGGTATTCCACAACCGGTTCCGGAGGCCCTTGGATTGCGATCGCTATGGATCTGCCGCCCGGAAGCTTCGCTGTCGGCAGTATTCACACCTACGATTGGACCGTGCCCGATGACGCCTCGAATCAAGTGAGGGTTCGGGTCCGCATGGATAACTCTGGTACGGACTATTACGACATCAGCAACGGCGATCTCTCGATCGTGCCGCCCACGCGTCCTGACAGCTTCTGGCTTTTCCGCGGGATTCTGACTGGCGGCGGGCTGAACGAACTGCTTGCGAGCGACGACAGCTGGATGACGGTTCGACCGGGGATCACGCTGGGGCAGACTGAGCCCTCAGTGCAGCTAATCGTCATCGGTACTGCTCCGACGGAAAACCCCACCGAGCTTCGGTTCAGAGTGGAGGCCCACGCCGACATCAACAACATCGGTCAATGGATCGAACTGTTTAACTACATCACGAATTCGTACGATCTTGTCGACTTCATGATCGCGACGACGGTAGATTCGATCGTCGAGGTCACCATCACAAACGATCCATGGCGGTACGTACAGGCGGGCACGAAGGAGATGACAGCCAAGGTCAGCTACCTGGAAGCCGGCATAATACTCTCATACCCGTGGCTGGTCAGCATCGATCAGACGGTGTGGATCATCTGCGACTAAAGTCAGATTGGCACGATCGAAGGTTCTCAAAATTCGTGACTCGTTTGCGATCAGGGTAGCGCCACGACCTCGTACGCCGACGATCTGCGGAGGCTGTTCTCCATACCGGTGGGAAGGGATTCCCGGTACTCGCTCGCGATGCAATTTGCCGGCTTGACCACGCACGACGATGAACTGGCAGCAACGCGTCATCTATCCCGTTCATTCGAAGCGAAGGACAGCCGTCGGCGATCTTGCCGCAACGACACGCTCGCAAAACGTGTTGTGGTAGCCTAGTATCGTGTTCAGTTGGCACAGACCGGCAAAAGCTCTGGTGGCCGCGCTCGCGCTCCTTGCGCTAGCGGCCCCAAGCGCGTTCGCCATGTTCTGTGCCTTGGATTCCAGCGTTGTTCATTCTCACTCCAAGGCAGGGCACGATCCCGAGAGCCACCACCACGGTAGCCACGATGGGTCGAACAGCTCCGAGAGTCACGATGGACATCACGGCGACCAGGACGAAGATTCCGCCAACTGCTGTCAACAGCTGTTCTGGTCCGGCACCGAACTAGTAGTCGCCGGGGCAGTCGCTTTCCGCTTACCGACTTCTACCGATCTTCCGGTTATCCTTCTAGCGGGCCCGGCTATCGAGGTCCGGCTTACCCCGACAACGGAGCCTGGAATCTTCAGTCAGGACTCTGGACCACCGTATCGGCGACCGCCGTGTTCGTTTTTTGGTCGCGCCCCTCCTGTGCACGTTGCGTAACCGCCTGCCCGCCATAACTGGCGAGCGGGGTTCGTCGTTGACGCAAGTCCCTTACTTTTAAGCACAGATAATCATAAATGTTGAACATCATCGCCTCTTTGGCGGTCGCGATCAGTCAGGCGCAGGCCGTCAAGCCTCCGCTCGCCGCCGGGGTTGTTTCCGACGAAGCGAGCCACGGCGTTGAGTCACAAGACTCGAATTATCAGCTCGCCTTCACGCTGGAGGACGCCATTGCGTTCGGAGTTGCTCACAGTCCTGTGCTTGCCGCAGCCCGAGCACGCGTCGCCGCAGGGCGTGGTCGTCTACTAAGCGCTCGCTCGCTCCTGCCGCTTGAATTCGATCCTGGTATATCGATCGGTGGCGAAGAAGCAGTCGCGGTCGTCACGCAAGTGTTTGAAATCAGTGGCCGCCGTTCAGCACGGACCGCCGTCGCTCAGCACGAGCTGAAGATCGACCAGAGACAGTACGATGCGGCCGAGCGGGATCTCGTGAGAGACATCAAGTCGGCTTACGCCGACCTTGTCCAGACCCAAAGCGGGGTACTAGTCGCAATCGACGTCGCCGATGTGATTGGACGGCTCCGCGACAGCGTTGAAAAGCAGGTCGAAGTCGGCGAAATTCCGGCCCAAGAGCTAGTCAAAGCTAACATCGAATTCTCGCGGGCAGAGCTAGAGACATTGCGGGCGCGGAGCGTGCGCGACAGGGCCAGTCAAGTCTTCAACGTAACCATCGGAAGGGCAGTGGAGCTTCCAACGACAGCTGCTGAACCGACGACTTTCGCTCGCCTCGTCGCCGAACTCGACGAACTGATAGCAGAAGCCCAGCGGTCGCGTCCGGAAATCGCAGCAGCCCAGTCAGCCGTAAGCGCTGCCAAGGCAAACGTCGGATTGGAGAGATCGGACTACCGGCCGGATCTTGAGCTGAGCCTGCTCCAGAACACCGACGTGAGGAGTCGAGACTTCTACAATCCACGATCGACCGGGCTCAGCTTGTCGCTTGTATTTCCGATCTTTGACACAGGGCGCATCCGAGGCAGAGTCCGCGAGGCAGAGTCCCATGTGAAGGAAATGGAGTACGTCTTGATCGACACACGATTCCGCGTGTCACTGGACGTGGCCGACGCTTTCACCCGCGTTCGAATGACCGAGACTCTCGTTTCCCGCTATGTGGACGCGATTCTGCCGAGTGCGCAAGATCTTCTTGCCAAAGCGGAGTTCGGCTACGCCCGCGGTGGATCGACCTTGCTCGAATTCTTGGAAGCACAGCGCACGTACAGATCGACGCAGCTCGAGTACTTGGTCGCGCTCGCAGACAACGCCAAGGCACGCGCCGACCTCGACCGAGCGGTCGGCCGGGGGCTCGCTCCGGCAACAACAAGTTTCAACCAAGACACGTCCGTGAACGGAGGTCATCAATGAAGAGAACCTTAGTTCTGAGGCTGCCACGGAGGGCAGCTAGACCAGTACCGTTCGCGGAGAAATCCAGGAGCCTATCATGATTAAAAAACTGAAAAAACTGCCGCTTTTGTCGGCAATACTCGCCTTTGCTGCCGTTTTCGCGGTCGTCGCATTCGTCGCCGGCTGCGGCCCGTCTGACTCCGACGAGTCCGGCGATGGCTCAAGTACCGTGGACGCGAGCGACGTCGGAACATCCGGCACAACCGCCGCGGACAACCATGACGATGACGACGAGGATCATCTCGATGACGAGGATGACGACGAACACCACGATGATGAGGATGATGACGGCCATGGCGAGGACGGAGAGTCCGACCTCTCCTCCGCATCCTTCGATGACGTGGTAGCCGTCTGGGCCGAGGTCATGACTTTGAAAACAGAGCTGGACGGCATAATTGCCTCCAAGGAGCTCTTAGACGTCCACAAGGCTGCGTTCGCGATCCGAGACCTCGTCAAAATGCTGCCGGACAAGTCGCACGATCTCTCTGGCGACGCAAAAGCCGACCTAGCCAAAGGCGTCGGATCGGTCGTCAGCCTCGCAGCTGAACTTGACGAAGCCGGAGACGACGAAAAGCAGGACGAGACTGAGGCGCTCAACAAGCGGCTTCAGACCGTCCTTGACGCGATCGCGGAGATCTATCCGGAGGGAGCGCTGAAGTAGGAGGCGGTGAGCAACATGGGCAAATGCATTCGTAAGGTACAGGCAAAGGGCGTTCTGCTCGGCGGGCTCGCGCTGCTCGCGCTGACGCCTTCGTATGCCTTTGCCCAGTCTGCGGGAGCGGAGATCGTCGTTCCTGACGTACAGATCGACATCAAGATTGTTGACACGAGCAAGTTCGACGCCTTGGCAGGAGGCGAAGTACCGCTCGTAGGGGCTGAGGTTCGTCTCGACATCAACAGGGACGGCGAGCTCTTTAGTGGCGGGCCGTTAGAGGAAGCAGAAGTTTCGGGAAGGTACTCCGTTGAGGTGTGGCTCGATGCGAACGGGCCGTACGAGTTTCACTGGTACATCACTCCCGAGGACTCGCCGGGGTTTGATTTCGTGACCCCCGTCATAGTCGCGGGCGTGCCGGAGAGCACTGCGTTTTTGTCGGGCTGGCGACTTTGGGCGGCAGGACTGGTCCTGTTGGCCGCTCTGGCCGCTGCGTTTGCATTCGGCAAGCTCAGCGCACGCGGTAAGCGCGGTATCGCCGCTGGAGCGGGGGCCGTGTTGATCGCGCTGTCCCTCTTGCCGAGTTCCACTAGTGCCCACGCGGGCCATGACGCGGCCGAGAGCGCCCCCGGAACCGTCTACGCCGACCTGAAAGTCGGGTTCGGGGACTTGGGAACGACCAGCATCGAAAAGATGGTCGGCGACTACCGCGTGAGGATCGAGATCAAGGTGCTCTTTCCGACGCCGTTCGATCCAAATCGCCTCACGCTGACCGAAGAGCAGGCCATGGTGCTGGGAATCAAGACCGAAAAGGTCGAGCGCAGCGATCTGAAGTCGGGGCTTGCCGTGACCGGCTCGATACATCCTAACCCGGCAAACGTCGTCACGATCACCAGTCGAGCGGCCGGCAAGCTTCGGTCTGTGCTTGCCAACGTCGGTGACCGAGTGGTGGCCGGCCAAGTTCTCGCACTGGTCGAGTCGTCGGAGATCGCGGACGCCCAGGGGGCTTACGCAGCTGCAACAGCGAACTTGACAGCCGTCGAGTCAGCGCACCGACAGGCAGTAGCCATGGTTGCGGTAGCGGAGCGCCAGTTGTCGCAACAGCAGGAGCTTGCCGCAGCAGGAGTGTTCTCCGAAGCGCCCGTGCAAACGGCGCTCGCACAAAAGGCAGAGGCCGATTCCGAACTAGCTTCTGCAAGAGCGGACCTCGCTTCGCACACTAAGGCGCTGGCTCGGTTGCAGGAGTTGTTCGACGAAGGGATCCGTTCCAAAGCGGAGCTTGAAGCGGCACAGCTTGAAGTCGAACTGGACAAGGCTCGACTAGCGCAAGCCCAATCGCGGGCGGATTTGGCCGATGTTTCATTGAAGCGCCAGCAGGAGCTCGCCAGGACGAACGTTCTGGACCGTAAGGAGCTGATCGCCGTCGAAACCGCGCTGGACATGGCGCGGCTCGACCTCGATCAAGCACAGGCGAACGTCGACAGCGCCCGCGTTGCCGCGACGATTGCGCGCTCTGGCCTTGGTGCCTTCGGCGTCGCCCCCGGTGAT is part of the Armatimonadota bacterium genome and harbors:
- a CDS encoding TolC family protein — encoded protein: MLNIIASLAVAISQAQAVKPPLAAGVVSDEASHGVESQDSNYQLAFTLEDAIAFGVAHSPVLAAARARVAAGRGRLLSARSLLPLEFDPGISIGGEEAVAVVTQVFEISGRRSARTAVAQHELKIDQRQYDAAERDLVRDIKSAYADLVQTQSGVLVAIDVADVIGRLRDSVEKQVEVGEIPAQELVKANIEFSRAELETLRARSVRDRASQVFNVTIGRAVELPTTAAEPTTFARLVAELDELIAEAQRSRPEIAAAQSAVSAAKANVGLERSDYRPDLELSLLQNTDVRSRDFYNPRSTGLSLSLVFPIFDTGRIRGRVREAESHVKEMEYVLIDTRFRVSLDVADAFTRVRMTETLVSRYVDAILPSAQDLLAKAEFGYARGGSTLLEFLEAQRTYRSTQLEYLVALADNAKARADLDRAVGRGLAPATTSFNQDTSVNGGHQ
- a CDS encoding molybdopterin-dependent oxidoreductase, with translation MSKKKAETPKLSRRDLLTSTVLLGSGALVAGCDRARIMGWGGEVGDYDLNNPENIINTVCLQCNTGCGIKVKFHDGVASKIDGNPLAPQCLYPHLPANTSPWDMAGIDGAICPKGQAGLQSVYDPYRIRKVLKRAGKRGENKWESIEFDQAVTEIVRGGKLFSKVPGEENRHVEGLDEIMALKDPVVAKSLASDITALTRKIRNLRKANGVDADVTPLVEEFKAKHRDHLDVLIDPDHPDLGPKNNQLVFNWGRLKHGRSDFIKRFVNDSFGSTNTHGHTTVCQGSLYFTGQAMIQQFGYDKAFQKADWIGTKHLYWQADTGNCEFILFIGASPFEGNYGPPGRTPRIVNNIKSGKMKIAVADPRFSKTAAKAWKWLPIKPGHECAFTHAMMRWIIENKRYDAKYLSCANKAAADESGEPTWCNASWLVKIGADGKPGALLRGHEIGLGAPERRTEGDVEYDYPSFVVLQSGTPKAFDTNDKTNPVYGDVLGTKTFTGTDGRTFTVKTACQVLLESTQEHTIEEWADICGLKADDIVDVARELTSHGKKACVDSHRGVSQHTNGYYNVLSAFSISLLVGNYDWKGGFIKKHSWNEDGTKYGGQPFQWKSTHDGKMKKMGISIIRHLVRYEDTTLFEGYPAKRPFYPLATDIYQEIIPSMGDGYPYPCKCLITYMGSPVYALPAGDKLIPILTDTKKIPLYIANDIVVGETSMYADYIFPDLSYLERWEFQGSHPSFANKIAPVRQPAVSPIPEEVTVFGERQPISLESMLMAFAEKLGSSGFGPDALGPGMDLTRQEHLYLKIVANIAAGEKEGQMLPDASKEEMALFEKARRHLPPSVYDVNVWKAAVGEKVWPKVVYVLNRGGRWEDFEDGYEGEWVAHRHGKFLNFYAENTASVKNSMSGKNFSGVAIYEQPMQDSAGNLIVEDPKYNMKLLTYREITATKSRTSGNYWLSAILPENSLLINAKDAGKLGISDGDLVKVTSPSNPEGFWDLANGQVVPLHIKAKVMQGMRPGNVSFALGFGHWAYGAADIEIDGQTVKGDARRSRGCHLNAANRVDPILKNVSLTDHIGASVAFYDSMVKVARV